GACACCACGACGGCTCTCGTGGTGGTGCCCATCGTGCTGAGTGCCGTCACCCTTGGCCGGCGCACAAAAACGTCTCTGCGGGTCAGTTACCTATTCGTCCCACAGTGCTGCGATCCGCTCTTCGACCTCGTCGAGGACGAGTCGCAGGACATCACGATGGTCGATCGGCCAAGAGTCATCGTCACCGGGCGTCGGGGCGGTGGGCGGGGGATGGAAGTGGTCGCGCGTATTGTGGGGGTTCGGATGCCGATCCCATCGGCATTCCCAGGTGTGCTCCGAATGTACCTCTCGATAGTGGATTGTGAAGTCGTCGTTCGTGTACCAGCGGACAGTCAGGGTTGCTTCGGCGACGGACGCTGGGTAGTATGACGATGAAAAGACGACCTGAAGCTCGAGATGGGCGCTTGCATCCGTGATGGCCGCGTGGGAGACCTGTCCGGTGGCTTGGAGCCGTGTCTGAAGGAACTCGAGGATGGGACGATCGATGGGGGCAAGGCTCCCGCCATCGCCTGTCGGTGGCACCATCGAGCGGGCTACCCGGACGCTTGTTCGCGCTCGCCACCCGTGCGTTGCTGGCGTGCGCGTTCGTAGCGGTCACGCTCCTCGCGGGCGGTCGCCCAGTCGGCGAGGTCGCTGTACACGTTGTCGATGGTCCGCTCCTCGCTGCCCTCCGCAGCGGCAACGGCGTCGACGGCGGCCGGTGACGCGGCGTCATACGCCTCCTCATACTCGGTGATGCGCATCGTGAGTTCACGAACACGTTCCTGCAGTTCCTCAACGGAGTGGTCGGCTGCGAGCTGGTTGATGCGTCGCCACTCGAAATATGCGTCATTCCGTTCGTAGGTAGCCGGATGGCCATCGTGCCGGGTGACGATCCCCAAATCGTCGAACCAGCCCAGATACTTCCGGGCGGTCTTGGGGTCACAGTCGGCGCTGTCGGCGATCGCGCTCGCCGTCGTCGGCTCGCGGGTTTGCAGAATGGTGCCGTAGATGCGTTGTTCGACATCGTCGCTGGCGAACGCATCCTCGAAGGGGGGCGGCCCATCGGCGGCATCTGTCTCGGACATACTCGGAATTGCTGGGCGAAGGATATAGTTCTTACTTCGAGGAATAGTTTCCTGAATCAGCATCCTGTGGTAGACTCCGTTTTGCGGTGAGACTCAGCGTAGTTAACCAACAAGCAGCGTGGTATAGCGAGCCTGTTGGTTAACCTTCTCGGCTCACGGAATCAGAAGGCTCGAGGGAGGACTTCTCGGATGAAGGTGACGCGACGCTACTACTCGGACTGGCCACCGAAGAATCGACTCAACATAGAGGGTGACTCTGAATCGTCATCGGTCTCTCTCGCAGTACCGGAGTCTTCCTCGTGAGACTGCTTAGTCTCTCGGTCACTGGCTTCGAGTTCGTCGGTGAGCCGCTCGACCTCTGCTTCGAGAGTCTCGATCCGCTCCGTCTTCTGTTCGAGTGTTGCTTCGAGCTCGTCGACGCGCTCGCTCAACAAGCGATTTTTCTCAGCCAGATACGCACGACTCCGGTCTGCGTCATCAGGCGTCCCGCCAGTTGTGACCTCGTCAGATGTGCCGTGGGGATCTGCGGTATCGTCGCCGGCGTCCGGGTCGTAGAACTCCGACGTGGTCGCAATCGCTCGCTCGATGGTCTTCTCGCCGTACGTCGACCCGTCAGCGTAGTGGATCTCGTCCCATTTCTCCCGCATCAATCCCGACTGGCGGAACAGCTGCTCCATCTGTGTCTGGTCACCACCGGTCCAGAACGCCAGCAAACAGCACAGCGCCATGTCGGCCTCGGACTGACTGTCGTAGCCGACCGTATTCCCGTTCCAGAGCCGCTCGAACTTCTCGCCGTTCGATGCGTTTCGCGCTTTCTCGAGGAGGTCCTCGTCTTCGAGGTCGACATCGACGCCGGCTGCACCGGTCGTCGGTGACTCGTCGTCAGTGCCATCATGCTGCTCGGACTCGGAGGCTGTGTCACGCTCGGTGTCCTGGACGTACTCACGGTGAATTGCTGTGAGCGCGTCCTGCCGGCGTGCAACGCGAGTGGGTGTCCGCTTGACGTGGTTGCCAGTGACGGTGAAAAAGCGTGCCGTGTCGTACAGTTCGACGCTCCCGCGACGGTTCCGTCCTTCGGGGAGTGTGCCGGTAATCAGGACGTGATAGCCGGTACCGGACGGTGACACCTCCGTATAGGAGTCGAGTCGCTCGATGATGTCCAACGCTGCGTCGTCGACGTCGCCAGTTTCTGGGTCGCGGCAGTCGTCCAGATCGACGCCGACGATGGGATCGTCGTCGGTAAACACGAACCCGACGCCATCCGCGTACTCCGTCTCGGTGTACTCGTGTGCCGTCTCGAAATCACTCCATGTGGCGGATTCCGTCGACGACGCGAACCCGCCAGCCCCCGGCGTCACCGGGATCTTCGTCGCTTTCCCGTCTCGCTCTTCTTCTCGCCAGCAGACCCACTGCTCGCGCTCTCGTAAGTCCTCTGGAATAACCCCTTGATCGCCGACCAAACCATTACTCATGATCTCATGTCACCTCGCATGGCTCGCACCGCTGATGAGCCCCGACAGAAACCACTCCACATCGATGCTCGATCCAATCCCTTGGTCCCAACGGGGACCCTCCGTTCTATACTAGTTGGTTTTTGCCGTAACAGATCATCTAAATCCGCGAAATCCTGGGTTTGAGGCTCCCGATGCGTGCATACGGCAAAATCTCTCCAGAATGCTTGTGTTACGGCATTTCGGTTGATTGCCGTAACCCCTTGCCGTCTGCTGATTTCGGTGCTGCGGAGACGATATGCCTCGGTGTTCCCGTAATGGGGGATGTATTTCCTGTTATGCAAACTCAAATTTGCATTTACGATATATTTGGCGCTGAGTGTGGATTGCATTGTATTCACCTCCAGCTCTATTCTGATTTGAGTGCAAGCCCCTCGTAGTATCGAACAGAGTCGCCGTTCTCACTGTCTGTGTTCCGCTCGAACGTGACATAGTTCCCGAGGCGACGACCGAACCAGGGTTTGCTATCTGTATCAATCCCGTGAGCTTCAGCCCACTGTTCGTAAATTTCGTAGACATCTCCGGCGGCTACTCTGCTTTGCGGGTCTTCGACGAGGTGTGTCTCTGCGAATCGCTCAACAACCGCCTCTGGATCATCAGCAATATTATCAATCGATGGCTGAGGTGCCTGCTGGATATGGTCAGCCTGTTCTCCTGTCGTTTCTTCGCACTCACTTGTGGTGACGATATCGAGTAAGGTGTCCATCGAGTACGTACCGTCAGTATCGTACACGATCGGGTTGCCTTCCTCAGGGAGAATGACGATAGCGTACGACGTGGGGCTATAATCGGGTGTCTGGAGTTCGGCTTCGGGGACGAATGGCTTCTTGACACGCACCCAGTCGTCCTCGAACGCCGATTTCGTCTCGTAGATGTGTTGCTCACCGTGCTCATATACGACGTACTCGTCGGCAGCGTGATCGTAGCTGTAGATGGCTGGAACACGATCTTTCGAGAGTTTTCCAAGCGACGGGAGGCGGATGTGTTCCGTCCCGCTGGCATCACGAAGGACAATCTCGTCGCCATCACGCTGCCAGATGTTCTGGGTCCCGTTCTCGTCGTCGGTCGCCGGTCGCACGGCCGTCACCCCACCTTCTTCGATTGCTCCGCCGTTGAACGTGAGATTCGAGTCAGTCGTGTAGAACCGCGTCTCGCTATTCTGGAGGGTGCGAACGGGTGGTGTGAGAATGCCGTTGACACGCTCGGCCCACTCAGTTTCGTCGTTTCCTGGTCGAACGACAAACAGCGGGATATCCCCTGCCTCTTGGGCCTTCCGGAGGTTCGTGAGTACCTTTGCGGGATTTTCGGGTGTTGTCGTTTCGACTTCGATGGCGAATCGATCGGCAACGTCGGGGTGGCTCGCCCTCGCGTCAGGTTTCTCGCTGCCATCCTGTGCGAGGATCGAGACAGTGAAGCCGAGTGCGGTGAGCTCTTCTTCGATCTGGAGGAGTGCTGCGTCGTGGGCACTCCCACCGGCGGCCTGCACGCTACCAGTATCGGGTGTCGAGACCTCTTCTCCGGCTTCAGTGAGCCGGATGCGGAGCTCGTCGGCGTCGATATCGACGGTCGTATCGAGGTATCGTGATCGTTCTCGAATGTCCGCGAGTGCATCATACGATGGCGGCTCGGCGTCGACGTCGTCGAAGAGCCGTCTGAGTTCGTCGTCAACTGCTTCGACAGCCACCCAGCCGTTCTCTTCACGGCAGCCCTCTCGAAGCTGAAGACTCCGAACCACCTTCGCAATCGCGACGTCCAGATCGTCACTCCCGATATCGAGCACCTCGTGTCCGTCGGTAGGTGGTCTCGTTGTTGAGGCGTCTGTTGCAGCCGGCACGCCGTGTTCGTCACTGATGTGCTCGTGCATCGAGGAGAGCGTCTCAGTGAACTGCTCCTCTTCACGCTCAGTGAGTGGGGATTCGCTCTCGGGGTGGCCCGGTGGAATCGGGAGTGGTTCGAGACTGAACGGATACGGCCCAGTTTCACCGAACGTCGGGCTTGGCAGGCTAGCGATCCACTCTCCGCGCGGTAACGAACGAATCCGATTGGCGAAATCCGCGGGGTCCATTTCTTCGTGGGCCATCGCTCGCGCCAGTTCCCGGTCGACGTTGATTTTCCCGATGAGCGAACTGCCGATGTTGTTCAGAGCGTTCAGGTAGATCTTCCGTCCGCCTTCGGCCTCCATCTGTTCGGGGAACTGCATCGACAGACCAACAGAGAGGCGAAAGCCCCGCCCTTTCTCGAGGAGATCGTTCATGATGTCGGAGACCACGACTGACGCTGCCTCGTCGACGAGCAAGTTCACGACATAGTCGTCCGGGTGCTCGGAGAGCGCTTGTTTGCGGTCCTTGAGGGCTGCATCGAGATTGGTCAGGATCACACCGGTCATAATCCGGGCGGCGTCATCGCGGAGGTCTCCGAGGTCGAAGAGGATGACCGTATCCTCGTCGAGGACATCCCGAAAGTCGAACTGGTTCTCGGTATTATTGAAGATCTGCCGTAGGTGCGTATCCTGTGAGATGTATGCAAGGCGGTTTCCGACACCGCCCATCACGTTCGCGAAGGTGTTCGAATCTAACTGGAGCTGCCGTCGAATCGTCCGCGTGACTTCCTCGTCGCTCGACCGTGGGGCGTCGCCGATGTTCTCGTTCGGTGGCCCGGCCTCCCAGAGCTGGTCGACGACGTGTTCGAGCTGTCGGTGGGCGAAGTAGTCCGTCGACGCTCGGTACAGCCCGTTTTCACGCCCGTATTCCTCGTCGAATAGTGTCTTGATGAGTGTCTTGATGAGAGTCGGGGCCACAGTCGCCCGCTCGTAGCGGTCGGTTCCCATCACGAGCTTCAAAATCTCTTCGTAGTGGTCGGCCTTCCGTTGGACGGCGTCTTCGCGGCGCCGTCCGCTCTCC
Above is a window of Halorussus vallis DNA encoding:
- a CDS encoding DUF7342 family protein, with translation MSETDAADGPPPFEDAFASDDVEQRIYGTILQTREPTTASAIADSADCDPKTARKYLGWFDDLGIVTRHDGHPATYERNDAYFEWRRINQLAADHSVEELQERVRELTMRITEYEEAYDAASPAAVDAVAAAEGSEERTIDNVYSDLADWATAREERDRYERARQQRTGGEREQASG
- a CDS encoding phage NrS-1 polymerase family protein, giving the protein MSNGLVGDQGVIPEDLREREQWVCWREEERDGKATKIPVTPGAGGFASSTESATWSDFETAHEYTETEYADGVGFVFTDDDPIVGVDLDDCRDPETGDVDDAALDIIERLDSYTEVSPSGTGYHVLITGTLPEGRNRRGSVELYDTARFFTVTGNHVKRTPTRVARRQDALTAIHREYVQDTERDTASESEQHDGTDDESPTTGAAGVDVDLEDEDLLEKARNASNGEKFERLWNGNTVGYDSQSEADMALCCLLAFWTGGDQTQMEQLFRQSGLMREKWDEIHYADGSTYGEKTIERAIATTSEFYDPDAGDDTADPHGTSDEVTTGGTPDDADRSRAYLAEKNRLLSERVDELEATLEQKTERIETLEAEVERLTDELEASDRETKQSHEEDSGTARETDDDSESPSMLSRFFGGQSE
- a CDS encoding conjugal transfer protein — protein: MVALREVATMREYLRVTPTSERLNPERLPQALESLHKLTSADSAGLVDKLNPLHSETPLRFEFLALSEGADDPVEFYYGADDHLDTLEKRLRSIYPETFDIERSEIDIASRLVQPVEFDRETFVDHYESDELTYEFGSDELYERGTDDNSQAEPADAESVADGGTVDDQSADHIIEFGDTALELASPDAIPEDEPLTTLAKPTVTSGGTILARPATETVSPLGVRWQGSAARKQDWMTSLSPFTADDEAELSAVDQPGGALASLVDHLMEATAPVAFQVVFQRRESWQSDADLRKEDVIDGRDTLAQEIIGSLFELDDQSESRDRNQLSDAVAKRVAAIEAKNPKRSFTANIRAIGIPSGDDGHDDLDERMQSLVPVFDPLDGPYYQVAAERLRDSGFRAATKERNARAALQRLLDREITTGRGTTRPEFVLSGRELANFVLVPSSEQLTVEGTRGTRAEQQSRNPLPRPHQDLMSEFRDGMAIGYALDDTGEAEDVPTHIPPGLLPTHYGRFGTTGSGKSKALINDLLSLYDNTEGPTILIIPKNDDMAQNYMRAHARRFGMTDLEENVVHFPIPDVLPGFSFFDLEPSMESGRRREDAVQRKADHYEEILKLVMGTDRYERATVAPTLIKTLIKTLFDEEYGRENGLYRASTDYFAHRQLEHVVDQLWEAGPPNENIGDAPRSSDEEVTRTIRRQLQLDSNTFANVMGGVGNRLAYISQDTHLRQIFNNTENQFDFRDVLDEDTVILFDLGDLRDDAARIMTGVILTNLDAALKDRKQALSEHPDDYVVNLLVDEAASVVVSDIMNDLLEKGRGFRLSVGLSMQFPEQMEAEGGRKIYLNALNNIGSSLIGKINVDRELARAMAHEEMDPADFANRIRSLPRGEWIASLPSPTFGETGPYPFSLEPLPIPPGHPESESPLTEREEEQFTETLSSMHEHISDEHGVPAATDASTTRPPTDGHEVLDIGSDDLDVAIAKVVRSLQLREGCREENGWVAVEAVDDELRRLFDDVDAEPPSYDALADIRERSRYLDTTVDIDADELRIRLTEAGEEVSTPDTGSVQAAGGSAHDAALLQIEEELTALGFTVSILAQDGSEKPDARASHPDVADRFAIEVETTTPENPAKVLTNLRKAQEAGDIPLFVVRPGNDETEWAERVNGILTPPVRTLQNSETRFYTTDSNLTFNGGAIEEGGVTAVRPATDDENGTQNIWQRDGDEIVLRDASGTEHIRLPSLGKLSKDRVPAIYSYDHAADEYVVYEHGEQHIYETKSAFEDDWVRVKKPFVPEAELQTPDYSPTSYAIVILPEEGNPIVYDTDGTYSMDTLLDIVTTSECEETTGEQADHIQQAPQPSIDNIADDPEAVVERFAETHLVEDPQSRVAAGDVYEIYEQWAEAHGIDTDSKPWFGRRLGNYVTFERNTDSENGDSVRYYEGLALKSE